One Hypanus sabinus isolate sHypSab1 chromosome 4, sHypSab1.hap1, whole genome shotgun sequence genomic region harbors:
- the LOC132393436 gene encoding uncharacterized protein C3orf38 homolog isoform X2 produces the protein MYSFSQAQRRGCSEILESLNYSNLLELKDTVARKINVWSTEDLINVILKHSQSAEELLKRRKVLREEILKYLIKHGVTVSTSSDKQQLINKALVYWIMSEMNREPTAAKKDVQVLHQKQREELGQKLVENTESIVVKPQTTTSTTLRELRQVRQAEEQKEKEEKEKRQEEQLRRQEEIRTPPQDAMPMELNINVNILQYHPPSQQEASGVSGGEQMGKEFCEWFFQLLNSQNPSFGQKAEEWGPQHFWDDAILHFTYCIQELVEEQHQSSVTVSLRLLSLVKDEQLLFNPNISQSGLMCVTSPHGIVAIAVAGTIHRNCQCLGVFEQLIGLIRTPVYGNNWKIRYINLKVKAFNDQPVILQPSVSVQMTELQACINELSAFPK, from the exons ATGTATTCATTTTCACAGGCCCAAAGAAGAGGATGTTCTGAAATCCTAGAATCATTAAACTACAGTAATTTGCTTGAACTGAAGGACACTGTAGCCAGAAAGATAAATGTGTGGAGTACAGAAG ACCTCATCAATGTCATTCTGAAACACAGCCAAAGTGCAGAAGAGCTCCTAAAACGCAGGAAGGTTCTGCGCGAGGAAATATTGAAGTACCTGATTAAACATGGTGTCACTGTTTCTACATCGTCAGACAAACAGCAACTTATTAATAAAGCTTTGGTCTATTGGATAATGTCAGAAATGAATAGAGAGCCAACAGCAGCTAAAAAAGATGTGCAAGTTCTGCACCAAAAACAGAGGGAAGAACTGGGGCAAAAGTTAGTGGAGAATACTGAAAGTATAGTGGTAAAACCACAGACAACGACTTCCACAACATTGAGAGAACTGAGGCAGGTGAGACAGGCAGAGGAGCagaaggagaaagaagagaaggaaaagagACAAGAGGAGCAATTGCGAAGGCAAGAGGAAATACGGACTCCACCGCAGGATGCAATGCCCATGGAGTTGAACATAAATGTGAATATTTTGCAG TATCATCCCCCATCTCAGCAAGAGGCAAGTGGAGTCTCAGGAGGTGAACAAATGGGCAAGGAGTTCTGTGAATGGTTCTTCCAGCTTCTGAACTCTCAGAATCCTTCCTTTGGACAAAAGGCTGAAGAGTGGGGCCCCCAGCACTTTTGGGACGATGCAATCCTTCACTTTACCTATTGTATCCAGGAACTCGTAGAAGAACAACATCAGAGTTCTGTGACTGTTAGTTTGCGCCTGCTGTCACTGGTAAAAGATGAACAACTGCTCTTCAACCCCAATATCAGCCAGAGTGGTCTGATGTGTGTAACTTCTCCACACGGAATAGTTGCCATAGCAGTGGCTGGCACCATTCACAGGAATTGCCAATGCCTAGGTGTTTTTGAACAGCTCATTGGGCTCATACGCACACCAGTCTATGGAAACAATTGGAAAATCAGGTATATTAACCTTAAGGTGAAAGCTTTTAATGATCAGCCTGTAATTCTGCAACCCAGTGTATCTGTTCAGATGACAGAACTACAAGCCTGTATCAATGAATTAAGTGCATTTCCGAAGTAA
- the LOC132393436 gene encoding uncharacterized protein C3orf38-like isoform X3 yields the protein MVVDALQDLINVILKHSQSAEELLKRRKVLREEILKYLIKHGVTVSTSSDKQQLINKALVYWIMSEMNREPTAAKKDVQVLHQKQREELGQKLVENTESIVVKPQTTTSTTLRELRQVRQAEEQKEKEEKEKRQEEQLRRQEEIRTPPQDAMPMELNINVNILQYHPPSQQEASGVSGGEQMGKEFCEWFFQLLNSQNPSFGQKAEEWGPQHFWDDAILHFTYCIQELVEEQHQSSVTVSLRLLSLVKDEQLLFNPNISQSGLMCVTSPHGIVAIAVAGTIHRNCQCLGVFEQLIGLIRTPVYGNNWKIRYINLKVKAFNDQPVILQPSVSVQMTELQACINELSAFPK from the exons ATGGTTGTGGACGCACTTCAGG ACCTCATCAATGTCATTCTGAAACACAGCCAAAGTGCAGAAGAGCTCCTAAAACGCAGGAAGGTTCTGCGCGAGGAAATATTGAAGTACCTGATTAAACATGGTGTCACTGTTTCTACATCGTCAGACAAACAGCAACTTATTAATAAAGCTTTGGTCTATTGGATAATGTCAGAAATGAATAGAGAGCCAACAGCAGCTAAAAAAGATGTGCAAGTTCTGCACCAAAAACAGAGGGAAGAACTGGGGCAAAAGTTAGTGGAGAATACTGAAAGTATAGTGGTAAAACCACAGACAACGACTTCCACAACATTGAGAGAACTGAGGCAGGTGAGACAGGCAGAGGAGCagaaggagaaagaagagaaggaaaagagACAAGAGGAGCAATTGCGAAGGCAAGAGGAAATACGGACTCCACCGCAGGATGCAATGCCCATGGAGTTGAACATAAATGTGAATATTTTGCAG TATCATCCCCCATCTCAGCAAGAGGCAAGTGGAGTCTCAGGAGGTGAACAAATGGGCAAGGAGTTCTGTGAATGGTTCTTCCAGCTTCTGAACTCTCAGAATCCTTCCTTTGGACAAAAGGCTGAAGAGTGGGGCCCCCAGCACTTTTGGGACGATGCAATCCTTCACTTTACCTATTGTATCCAGGAACTCGTAGAAGAACAACATCAGAGTTCTGTGACTGTTAGTTTGCGCCTGCTGTCACTGGTAAAAGATGAACAACTGCTCTTCAACCCCAATATCAGCCAGAGTGGTCTGATGTGTGTAACTTCTCCACACGGAATAGTTGCCATAGCAGTGGCTGGCACCATTCACAGGAATTGCCAATGCCTAGGTGTTTTTGAACAGCTCATTGGGCTCATACGCACACCAGTCTATGGAAACAATTGGAAAATCAGGTATATTAACCTTAAGGTGAAAGCTTTTAATGATCAGCCTGTAATTCTGCAACCCAGTGTATCTGTTCAGATGACAGAACTACAAGCCTGTATCAATGAATTAAGTGCATTTCCGAAGTAA
- the LOC132393436 gene encoding uncharacterized protein C3orf38-like isoform X1, translating to MFNALCIVCSLFVAAWFGIFFLRTFDGLLRVFSLNGFFGVASFCEETNLNFDLINVILKHSQSAEELLKRRKVLREEILKYLIKHGVTVSTSSDKQQLINKALVYWIMSEMNREPTAAKKDVQVLHQKQREELGQKLVENTESIVVKPQTTTSTTLRELRQVRQAEEQKEKEEKEKRQEEQLRRQEEIRTPPQDAMPMELNINVNILQYHPPSQQEASGVSGGEQMGKEFCEWFFQLLNSQNPSFGQKAEEWGPQHFWDDAILHFTYCIQELVEEQHQSSVTVSLRLLSLVKDEQLLFNPNISQSGLMCVTSPHGIVAIAVAGTIHRNCQCLGVFEQLIGLIRTPVYGNNWKIRYINLKVKAFNDQPVILQPSVSVQMTELQACINELSAFPK from the exons ATGTTTAATGCCTTGTGTATTGTTTGTTCGCTTTTTGTTGCTGCTTggtttggaattttttttttacgcaCGTTTGATGGTCTTTTGCGGGTTTTTTCTTTAAACGGGTTCTTTGGAGTTGCTTCGTTTTgcgaggagacaaatctcaactTCG ACCTCATCAATGTCATTCTGAAACACAGCCAAAGTGCAGAAGAGCTCCTAAAACGCAGGAAGGTTCTGCGCGAGGAAATATTGAAGTACCTGATTAAACATGGTGTCACTGTTTCTACATCGTCAGACAAACAGCAACTTATTAATAAAGCTTTGGTCTATTGGATAATGTCAGAAATGAATAGAGAGCCAACAGCAGCTAAAAAAGATGTGCAAGTTCTGCACCAAAAACAGAGGGAAGAACTGGGGCAAAAGTTAGTGGAGAATACTGAAAGTATAGTGGTAAAACCACAGACAACGACTTCCACAACATTGAGAGAACTGAGGCAGGTGAGACAGGCAGAGGAGCagaaggagaaagaagagaaggaaaagagACAAGAGGAGCAATTGCGAAGGCAAGAGGAAATACGGACTCCACCGCAGGATGCAATGCCCATGGAGTTGAACATAAATGTGAATATTTTGCAG TATCATCCCCCATCTCAGCAAGAGGCAAGTGGAGTCTCAGGAGGTGAACAAATGGGCAAGGAGTTCTGTGAATGGTTCTTCCAGCTTCTGAACTCTCAGAATCCTTCCTTTGGACAAAAGGCTGAAGAGTGGGGCCCCCAGCACTTTTGGGACGATGCAATCCTTCACTTTACCTATTGTATCCAGGAACTCGTAGAAGAACAACATCAGAGTTCTGTGACTGTTAGTTTGCGCCTGCTGTCACTGGTAAAAGATGAACAACTGCTCTTCAACCCCAATATCAGCCAGAGTGGTCTGATGTGTGTAACTTCTCCACACGGAATAGTTGCCATAGCAGTGGCTGGCACCATTCACAGGAATTGCCAATGCCTAGGTGTTTTTGAACAGCTCATTGGGCTCATACGCACACCAGTCTATGGAAACAATTGGAAAATCAGGTATATTAACCTTAAGGTGAAAGCTTTTAATGATCAGCCTGTAATTCTGCAACCCAGTGTATCTGTTCAGATGACAGAACTACAAGCCTGTATCAATGAATTAAGTGCATTTCCGAAGTAA
- the c4h3orf38 gene encoding uncharacterized protein C3orf38 homolog isoform X3, whose amino-acid sequence MSAILSYSQSAEELLKRKKIHREILFQYLAKHNIVISANAEKHQLIQRIIDYWKESTTTSQKSNASESSSENDTSQVDLATNYKNDYQAMGLQFCKWFYHLLNTQNPLLKEHSTEWGPQHFWEDVKLKFSYRTLEQRMEEYSGAVMVSLRLLALTKDEHLFLNPNLTGGGLKCIHSPHGLVIIAVAGTIHRDSVCLGIFEQIFGLIRCPSNENNWKMKFIHLNITGQGAMSVTLQSGEALQPPIVKYESAELLQVFEENPVAVHD is encoded by the exons ATGAGTGCGATACTGAGTTATAGCCAGAGTGCTGAGGAGCTGCTGAAAAGGAAGAAGATCCACCGTGAGATACTGTTTCAGTACTTGGCAAAACATAATATTGTGATTTCTGCTAATGCAGAGAAACATCAACTAATTCAGAGAATTATTGACTATTGGAAGGAAAGTACCACTACTTCCCAG AAAAGTAATGCCTCTGAAAGCTCATCAGAAAATGATACATCACAAGTTGACTTAGCAACAAATTACAAAAATGATTACCAGGCAATGGGACTACAATTTTGTAAGTGGTTTTATCACCTTCTGAACACCCAGAATCCTTTACTAAAAGAACATTCAACAGAGTGGGGCCCACAGCATTTTTGGGAAGATGTGAAACTTAAGTTTTCATACCGAACTTTAGAGCAGCGGATGGAGGAGTACTCTGGTGCGGTTATGGTCAGCCTCCGTTTATTAGCACTGACAAAGGATGAACATCTGTTCCTGAACCCCAACCTGACTGGTGGTGGACTAAAGTGTATCCATTCACCTCATGGATTAGTTATTATTGCAGTGGCTGGCACAATTCACCGAGATTCAGTCTGCCTAGGAATTTTTGAGCAAATCTTTGGTCTTATCCGCTGTCCAAGTAATGAGAATAATTGGAAGATGAAATTTATTCATCTCAATATCACAGGCCAAGGTGCAATGTCAGTAACTCTTCAATCTGGTGAGGCTTTGCAGCCGCCCATTGTCAAATATGAATCTGCTGAGTTACTACAAGTCTTTGAAGAGAATCCAGTGGCAGTTCATGATTGA